Proteins from a genomic interval of Mustela nigripes isolate SB6536 unplaced genomic scaffold, MUSNIG.SB6536 HiC_scaffold_2825, whole genome shotgun sequence:
- the LOC132008988 gene encoding olfactory receptor 10W1 — protein MIWGNRSLFMEFVFLAYPSQPEFCVLSFLGVSLVYTLIITGNVLIIVAIQTEARLHTPMYYFLGSLSAVEICYTAVVVPHILANILQSEKTITLLCCATQMIFFIGLGSADCLLLATMAYDRYVAICHPLQYPLTMTLTLCVRLVVSSVSIGLFLSAQLVAFIFSLPFCRARSIQHFFCDIPPVMPLVCANSHIHEQLVPVAATLAIAVPFFFIATSYVFIVAAVLKIHSTAGRHRAFSTCSSHLSVVLLQYGCCAFVYLRPSSSYYPKQDQFISLVYTLGTPLLNPLIYTLRNSE, from the coding sequence ATGATCTGGGGAAATCGTTCACTTTTTATGGAATTTGTGTTCCTGGCCTATCCCTCCCAACCAGAGTTCTGTGTCTTGTCCTTCCTTGGAGTCAGCCTCGTTTATACCTTGATCATCACTGGGAATGTCCTAATTATAGTGGCCATCCAGACAGAAGCTCGCCTACATACACCCATGTACTATTTTTTGGGCAGCCTCTCAGCAGTAGAAATATGTTACACTGCGGTGGTGGTGccccacatcctggccaacatccTACAGTCAGAGAAGACCATCACCCTCCTATGCTGTGCCACTCAGATGATCTTCTTCATTGGGCTTGGCAGTGCTGATTGCTTGCTCTTGGCCACCATGGCCTATGACAGGTATGTTGCCATCTGCCACCCCTTGCAGTACCCTCTCACCATGACTTTAACTCTCTGTGTCCGCTTGGTTGTGTCCTCTGTGAGTATCGGCTTGTTCCTGTCTGCACAACTGGTGGCCTTCATCTTCTCTCTGCCATTCTGCCGGGCTCGAAGTATCCAACACTTCTTTTGTGATATTCCACCAGTGATGCCTCTTGTTTGTGCCAACAGCCACATCCATGAGCAGTTAGTGCCAGTGGCAGCCACACTGGCCATTGCTGTGCCTTTCTTCTTCATTGCTACTTCCTATGTCTTCATTGTGGCTGCTGTGCTCAAGATCCACTCAACAGCTGGACGTCACCGggccttctccacctgctcctcccacctctcTGTGGTCCTGCTACAGTATGGCTGTTGTGCCTTTGTGTACCTGCGCCCCAGCTCCAGCTACTACCCCAAGCAAGATCAGTTCATCTCACTGGTGTACACATTGGGAACCCCACTGCTCAACCCACTTATCTACACCCTGAGGAACAGTGAA